The Balnearium lithotrophicum genomic sequence TGAGGATACCTATTCCCAAATTCCTTTAGAGGTATGAGTTGAAACCTCTATGTTTTGTGTTTTTTGAGGGGTTAAGTCCCCTGTCTAAACTGATTAAGTTTTTTACCCGCTCCACGTTCTCTCATGTTGCTGTGTTTGATAAAGAAAAAGGATGCCTCATAGAAGCATGGGGGAATATCAAACACGGAGTTTACTGGCAGTATTCAAGTCTTAAAAAACATACAGAAGGAACTCCGTATGAAATCTACTCAATTGAGGTTAATAAGAAGCAATACAAGGAAGCAATGCGTTTCTATCGTTTCCTTGCTGATAGATGCTTTCCCTACAACTACATTGGTGTTATCGGGTTTGTACTACCTTTCTTTACTTCTAATGGAGGTTTTTTCTGTTCCGAAGGCTGCTATGAGGGATTAGCCTTCTCTGGGTTCGCCCCAAAAGAAGTTCCAGGATGGAAATTTAGCCCTGACGGGTTTTACAACTTTCTTCTTTCTAAAAACGCAAAGCTAATTGAGAGAGGTGAAGTATGAATGAAACTAAAAAGTGGTACGAATCAAAAGCCATTTGGGGTGCGGTGGTAACTATTTTCGCTATTGTTTTAGGTTTTTTCGGAGTTCAAATAGACGAGCAGACAAAGCAGGTTCTTATCAACGAAACAACTGCTTTTGCGAGTGCAGCAGCTGCGTTGGTTGGAAGTCTTTTAGCTATCTACGGAAGAGTTAAAGCGGAGAAGAAAATCAAATGAAAACTTTTCTTGAATTCGTTGAGATTTTGAAACTTGCTTGGAAGCTCTATAAAAAGGCGGGATACGAGCTATCCCGCCAGAAACTCCTTGAGGTTATAGAGGAAAGGGATGACAAGAAAACTGCTGAGCTTGTTTCTCATATCGTTCACGATGATGAGCTGTAGTACGGTACAGGTAAAGGACCCGCAAATTCGCACTCATTGGATGAAGAAAGGAGAAAAAGCCCCTTACGATGGAGTCTTACTCAATCCTTACACGTTCTTAAAGCTTCTTGAAAAAGCTCAATCCAGCGGAGTTCGTAATGGCTATTGACACAGAAAAGCTCTTACTTGAGATATATGGAACTGTTCAGGAAATAAAAGCAGAACTTGGGAACCTAAAAAAAGAACAGGCCAATCACGCCGACGGAATGGTTGACTTTGAAAAAAGAATATCACGGCTTGAAAGAATCGTTTATGCAGGAATAGCAGTTATAGCCATACTTGAACCCATACTAATCGAGATTGCCAAGCACTTTATAGGAAAGCTATGAGAAATTTTGATAAAGCTTTTGAGCTTTTAATGAGGTTTGAAGGCGGATACGTAAACGATAAGGATGACCCCGGAAGTGAAACAAAATTCGGTATTTCTAAAAAGCAGTACCCTAACCTTGATATCAAGAGCCTAACAAAAGAGCAGGCAAAAGAGATTTATTGGAAAGATTACTGGTTAAAAGCGAAATGCCCTGATTTAGAGGCTTACCATCCTAAACTTGCTATCTACCACTTTGACACGGCCGTAAATACCGGAATAAGAACTGCAGGGAAAATTCTCCAAAGGGCAATCAATAAACAGGGATTTAAGCTCTACGTTGACGGAATTGTAGGCCCAATTACAGTAAGCACTCTTAAAGAATGCCACATCGGAACTCTATTAAGAGATTATTTGCTCCAAAGGGAGCTTTACTATAAAGAAATAACCGATAAAAAGAAAGTTTTAAGGAAGTTCTTTAGAGGCTGGATAAATAGAACCCTGGAGCTTTATTTGATATGAAGTTCCTAACCTACAAAACAGGGAAAGAAGAAATAGAACTAATCCCTCTGTCAGACCTTCACCTCGGCTCTCCTGAAAGTAATTTAAGAGAAATAGAAAGGGTAGTCCGCTATATCCGGGAAAAAGAAAATGCGAGAACTATTCTCTTAGGCGATTTATTCGAAACTGCAATTATCGGAAGCAAGGGAGACCCTTACACAGCTGACCCTATCGAGACAGAGTTTAGAATAGCAAAGGAGCTTCTAAAACCAATCAAAGACAAAATCCTTGCAG encodes the following:
- a CDS encoding glycoside hydrolase family 108 protein → MRFEGGYVNDKDDPGSETKFGISKKQYPNLDIKSLTKEQAKEIYWKDYWLKAKCPDLEAYHPKLAIYHFDTAVNTGIRTAGKILQRAINKQGFKLYVDGIVGPITVSTLKECHIGTLLRDYLLQRELYYKEITDKKKVLRKFFRGWINRTLELYLI